A genomic region of Alnus glutinosa chromosome 11, dhAlnGlut1.1, whole genome shotgun sequence contains the following coding sequences:
- the LOC133882313 gene encoding transcription factor bHLH113 isoform X1, protein MAENEGFGGDHLRGATSFSQLLLAGDDGDCDVAVGLDVDRTINYSSVFSSEKPPKMLCFGSYQHKGELVYPETTRTPQKSGVTCSDSSSASSSNNSSINTLSKSAAASKKRNGSGQESVQCMSTITTAAVAGQRATKKPKTENPTPVGHAKRKEKLGERVTTLQQLVSPFGKTDTASVLHEAMGYIRFLHDQVQVLCSPYLQRLPSSPPHHLLEGGESGGEARKDLRSRGLCLVPVECTLHVSDSNGADFWSAAAMGSDVSSSAKQ, encoded by the exons ATGGCGGAGAATGAGGGATTtgggggggaccatctcagagGGGCAACGAGTTTCTCTCAGCTTTTGCTGGCAGGTGATGATGGTGATTGTGATGTTGCTGTGGGTCTTGATGTGGACCGCACCATCAACTACTCCTCTGTTTTTTCCTCTGAAAAGCCTCCCAAAATGCTCTGCTTTGGGAGCTACCAGCACAAAGGAGAGCTTGTGTATCCTGAGACTACAAGGACTCCGCAGAAATCAGGAGTCACATGCAGTGATTCCTCCTCCGCTTCTTCCAGCAATAATAGCAGTATAAACACTCTTTCAAAATCTGCTGCTGCAAGT AAAAAACGAAATGGGTCCGGCCAGGAATCGGTGCAGTGCATGAGCACCATCACCACAGCTGCGGTGGCAGGTCAGAGAGCCACTAAAAAGCCCAAGACGGAGAATCCCACCCCGGTCGGCCATGCAAAG AGGAAAGAGAAGCTAGGAGAACGAGTCACAACATTGCAGCAGCTCGTTTCTCCCTTTGGCAAG ACAGATACGGCGTCGGTGCTTCACGAAGCGATGGGATATATCAGGTTTCTTCACGACCAGGTTCAGGTCCTGTGCTCCCCTTACCTTCAACGCCTGCCCTCCTCCCCACCCCACCACCTGCTT GAGGGCGGAGAAAGCGGAGGAGAAGCAAGAAAGGACTTGAGGAGCAGAGGGCTGTGCCTGGTTCCAGTAGAATGCACCTTACACGTGTCGGACAGCAACGGTGCTGATTTCTGGTCGGCTGCTGCCATGGGGAGCGATGTTTCATCGTCAGCAAAGCAGTGA
- the LOC133881259 gene encoding F-box/kelch-repeat protein At3g06240-like: protein MSIRLPHDLEIEILVRLPAVKSLLRFQCVCKSWKSLISSPTFISMHVQHGESADNYTHLLHCEGYKDYQLLYTDASFSEFQELAYPCQMRGINYEVLDCRGLILFVTTSRPTYGAGHDYLESQLILWNPAIRMSMTLPQAGIDVPNSNKYYAYGFGFDHTSNDYKVLRMVFGRYKPFPPQAQLYKLHTGAWETFRVADDFQYAIAASPQALVNGASHWIGYHSNFIESEYPDELAMVIVLFDMCDEELRVMKLPDRLTYLDANSTARIGISGGLLCLMEHKPRKNAYWNWNWNIWLMEEYGIVESWTKQFTIDLNGYYLFSFKNNEKILGERREELVFYDPKTDRFINLGGIKAKGTVFAANAFVESLVLLNGSE, encoded by the coding sequence ATGTCAATCCGGCTTCCACACGATCTTGAGATTGAAATCCTGGTAAGACTACCCGCCGTGAAATCGCTTTTACGATTTCAATGTGTTTGTAAATCATGGAAATCCTTGATATCTAGTCCTACATTTATTTCCATGCACGTCCAACACGGTGAGAGCGCCGACAATTACACCCACCTTTTACATTGTGAAGGATATAAAGACTACCAATTACTCTATACGGATGCTTCATTTAGTGAGTTTCAAGAACTTGCATATCCATGCCAAATGAGAGGCATAAATTATGAAGTCCTTGATTGCAGGGGATTAATACTTTTTGTTACGACTAGTCGTCCAACTTATGGAGCCGGCCATGATTATTTGGAGTCCCAACTAATTCTTTGGAACCCTGCAATTAGAATGTCTATGACTCTCCCTCAAGCTGGCATTGATGTACCCAACAGCAACAAATACTATGCTTACGGGTTCGGTTTTGACCATACAAGTAATGATTACAAGGTGCTGAGAATGGTGTTCGGTAGATACAAACCGTTTCCGCCTCAAGCCCAACTTTATAAACTCCACACAGGCGCTTGGGAGACTTTCCGGGTTGCCGATGATTTTCAGTATGCTATAGCTGCGAGCCCACAAGCTTTAGTGAATGGGGCAAGCCACTGGATTGGATATCATTCAAATTTTATAGAGTCCGAATATCCTGATGAATTGGCCATGGTGATTGTGTTGTTTGATATGTGTGATGAGGAACTCCGAGTGATGAAGCTTCCGGATAGATTAACTTATTTGGACGCAAATAGTACTGCTCGTATTGGGATTTCTGGTGGATTGCTTTGTTTAATGGAGCACAAGCCACGCAAAAATGCTTATTGGAACTGGAACTGGAACATTTGGTTGATGGAGGAATATGGCATAGTAGAGTCTTGGACTAAACAATTTACTATTGATTTAAATGGTTATTACTTGTTCAGTTTTAAGAACAACGAAAAGATTTTAGGGGAAAGGAGAGAAGAGCTGGTCTTCTATGATCCCAAGACCGATAGATTCATTAATCTGGGGGGAATTAAAGCTAAAGGAACTGTTTTTGCCGCGAATGCTTTCGTTGAAAGTCTTGTTTTACTCAATGGATCGGAGTAA
- the LOC133881260 gene encoding F-box/kelch-repeat protein At3g23880-like codes for MSNRLPRDLWTEILVSLPVKSLLRFQCVCKSWKSLISTPTFISMHTQHSESTGNYAHIIRWHRYKDIETPYGLLHIDGSFNEFQELEYPCQMRGRCHGVVHDCKGLILFTTDNKSHILWNPAIRMSMTLPRPRIVVPVKATSKYCIHGFGFDHTSNDYKVLRMVNDYNTLSPLQAELYRLRTGTWETFTGADDFGKYYIYENTHTFLNGASHWLVFHEASGSRKRMVVLFDMCDEQLRVMKLPDHLSLSLGADSVLGVSGGLLSLMVQNGEENVDLRCNIWLMKEYGVAESWTKQFTINLKRWFFGEIFCLRNNEKILAWHWKKGKVSTLCNPKTNRLINLKLEGFFLGKNTFVESLVLLDKVNPMQTCQICLSKGQWCDSKERKKEEDMHVRQKAK; via the coding sequence ATGTCAAACCGGCTTCCACGCGATCTTTGGACTGAAATCCTGGTAAGCCTACCCGTGAAATCTCTTTTACGATTCCAATGTGTTTGTAAATCATGGAAATCCTTGATCTCTACTCCTACATTTATTTCCATGCACACCCAACACAGTGAGAGCACCGGCAATTACGCTCACATAATACGTTGGCATAGATATAAAGACATAGAGACACCATACGGATTACTCCATATCGATGGTTCATTCAATGAGtttcaagaacttgaatatccATGCCAAATGAGGGGTAGATGTCATGGAGTCGTCCATGATTGCAAGGGATTAATACTTTTTACGACTGACAACAAGTCCCATATTCTATGGAACCCTGCAATTAGAATGTCTATGACTCTTCCTCGACCTCGCATTGTTGTACCGGTGAAAGCAACAAGCAAATACTGTATTCACGGGTTCGGCTTTGATCATACAAGTAATGATTACAAGGTGCTGAGAATGGTCAATGATTATAACACCTTGTCTCCACTTCAGGCGGAACTTTATAGACTCCGCACAGGCACTTGGGAGACTTTTACGGGTGCTGACGATTTTGGtaagtattatatatatgagaataCGCATACTTTCTTGAATGGGGCGAGTCACTGGCTTGTATTTCATGAGGCATCCGGCTCTCGTAAACGAATGGTTGTGTTGTTtgatatgtgtgatgagcaacTCCGAGTGATGAAGCTTCCGGATCATCTTAGTTTAAGCTTGGGTGCTGATTCTGTTCTTGGTGTCTCTGGTGGATTGCTTTCTTTAATGGTGCAGAACGGGGAAGAAAATGTTGATTTGAGATGCAACATTTGGTTGATGAAGGAATATGGCGTGGCAGAATCGTGGACTAAACAGTTTACAATTAATTTAAAGCGTTGGTTCTTTGGGGAGATCTTCTGTTTAAGGAACAACGAAAAGATTTTGGCTTGGCAttggaaaaagggaaaagtgTCGACCTTATGTAATCCCAAGACAAATAGATTGATTAATCTTAAACTCGAGGGTTTTTTTCTTGGCAAGAATACTTTCGTTGAAAGTCTTGTTTTACTCGATAAAGTAAATCCTATGCAAACATGTCAGATTTGTTTAAGCAAAGGCCAGTGGTGCGActcaaaggaaagaaaaaaagaggaagacaTGCACGTGCGACAGAAGGCTAAGTAA
- the LOC133882313 gene encoding transcription factor bHLH113 isoform X2, producing the protein MAENEGFGGDHLRGATSFSQLLLAGDDGDCDVAVGLDVDRTINYSSVFSSEKPPKMLCFGSYQHKGELVYPETTRTPQKSGVTCSDSSSASSSNNSSINTLSKSAAASKKRNGSGQESVQCMSTITTAAVAGQRATKKPKTENPTPVGHAKRKEKLGERVTTLQQLVSPFGKIRRRCFTKRWDISGFFTTRFRSCAPLTFNACPPPHPTTCLRAEKAEEKQERT; encoded by the exons ATGGCGGAGAATGAGGGATTtgggggggaccatctcagagGGGCAACGAGTTTCTCTCAGCTTTTGCTGGCAGGTGATGATGGTGATTGTGATGTTGCTGTGGGTCTTGATGTGGACCGCACCATCAACTACTCCTCTGTTTTTTCCTCTGAAAAGCCTCCCAAAATGCTCTGCTTTGGGAGCTACCAGCACAAAGGAGAGCTTGTGTATCCTGAGACTACAAGGACTCCGCAGAAATCAGGAGTCACATGCAGTGATTCCTCCTCCGCTTCTTCCAGCAATAATAGCAGTATAAACACTCTTTCAAAATCTGCTGCTGCAAGT AAAAAACGAAATGGGTCCGGCCAGGAATCGGTGCAGTGCATGAGCACCATCACCACAGCTGCGGTGGCAGGTCAGAGAGCCACTAAAAAGCCCAAGACGGAGAATCCCACCCCGGTCGGCCATGCAAAG AGGAAAGAGAAGCTAGGAGAACGAGTCACAACATTGCAGCAGCTCGTTTCTCCCTTTGGCAAG ATACGGCGTCGGTGCTTCACGAAGCGATGGGATATATCAGGTTTCTTCACGACCAGGTTCAGGTCCTGTGCTCCCCTTACCTTCAACGCCTGCCCTCCTCCCCACCCCACCACCTGCTT GAGGGCGGAGAAAGCGGAGGAGAAGCAAGAAAGGACTTGA